From Bradyrhizobium sp. NDS-1, the proteins below share one genomic window:
- a CDS encoding MarR family winged helix-turn-helix transcriptional regulator, giving the protein MTASAARADTRPSPRKRAGNGAAPRDIADDVGLDALVGHAGYAVRRFQIWIFQDFIRTLGDVDIRPTQYSVLTVIGANPGLSQMAVAKRLGIERARLVHLLDSLEQRRLVKRVKSKADRRSHALHLTAQGETALAKFKRLAAEHERNVEAKIGKENRAHLLRILAGFT; this is encoded by the coding sequence GTGACAGCCAGTGCAGCCCGGGCCGATACCCGCCCCTCCCCACGCAAGCGCGCCGGCAATGGCGCGGCGCCCCGCGATATTGCCGATGATGTCGGCCTCGACGCCCTGGTCGGGCACGCCGGCTATGCGGTGCGACGCTTCCAGATCTGGATCTTTCAGGATTTCATCAGGACGCTCGGCGATGTCGACATCCGGCCGACGCAATATTCGGTGCTGACGGTGATCGGGGCCAATCCGGGCCTGTCGCAAATGGCCGTGGCCAAGCGCCTGGGCATCGAGCGCGCCAGGCTGGTGCATCTGCTCGACAGTCTCGAACAGCGCAGGCTGGTCAAGCGGGTCAAGTCGAAGGCGGACCGGCGCTCGCATGCGCTGCATCTCACCGCGCAGGGCGAGACGGCGCTGGCGAAGTTCAAGCGGCTCGCGGCCGAGCACGAGCGGAACGTCGAGGCGAAGATCGGCAAGGAGAACCGGGCCCACCTGCTCCGGATCCTCGCTGGCTTCACCTGA